The proteins below are encoded in one region of Colletotrichum lupini chromosome 5, complete sequence:
- a CDS encoding RluA family pseudouridine synthase, which yields MAPTSAAAPPSAAAPAAEPAKLPDAQPSEASNELPEVLTTPTGDMWPRPYFFEDGLRRVAPYHFTYHTWAKQRWRGRKLIDIFEDEFRDRTLEYYRYAMETGAIVVNGKAVGPDHLVKNGDLVNHTIHRHEPPVTGEPIRVIHEDDEMIVVNKPSGVPVHPAGRYKYNTLIEIMKSERGEHFLPYPCHRLDRLTSGILFVAKTPQAAVKLTAQIRAHTVRKEYLARVAGKFPDGEIVCDQPILQISPRLGLNRVRANGKSARTVFKRLAYYPPDTLNDSEAAEPKSAERLADEERRPWIKKEGYSIVRCLPLTGRTHQIRVHLQFVGHPIENDPLYANQRVWGINLGCNDSDAVENTDEDIMSRLERMGKQDIADAVAYHDELVDLYQKRRAEKLSGELCDVCDTPLYTDPGEHELSLWLHSLRYEDAGGAWSYTSPMPAWALPPDGINGPTEVGGLEELVGAVPDADPAAEADPESVA from the coding sequence ATGGCACCGACGTCGGCTGCGGCCCCGCCGTCGGCTGCTGCTCCCGCTGCTGAACCAGCCAAGCTACCGGATGCCCAACCGTCTGAAGCTTCCAATGAGCTGCCTGAAGTCTTGACAACGCCTACCGGCGACATGTGGCCTCGGCCTTACTTCTTCGAGGACGGTCTCCGTAGAGTTGCTCCTTATCACTTTACCTACCACACCTGGGCCAAGCAACGCTGGCGCGGTCGGAAGCTGATCGACATTTTTGAGGATGAATTCAGGGACCGCACCCTAGAGTACTACCGGTATGCCATGGAAACCGGAGCCATCGTTGTCAACGGAAAGGCAGTCGGCCCGGATCATCTGGTCAAGAATGGAGACCTTGTGAATCACACAATTCATCGCCATGAGCCCCCTGTCACAGGCGAGCCGATTCGTGTCATTCATGAAGATGACGAGATGATCGTTGTCAATAAGCCATCCGGCGTACCGGTACACCCTGCTGGTAGATACAAGTACAACACACTTATCGAGATCATGAAGTCTGAGCGAGGCGAGCATTTCCTGCCCTACCCGTGCCATCGCCTGGACCGCCTCACCAGTGGAATTCTTTTCGTCGCCAAGACACCACAGGCAGCAGTGAAGCTCACTGCTCAAATTAGAGCTCATACGGTCCGCAAAGAATATTTGGCGCGCGTTGCTGGAAAGTTTCCTGATGGCGAAATTGTCTGCGATCAGCCTATCCTCCAAATATCCCCGCGACTAGGCCTCAACCGCGTGCGAGCCAACGGAAAGTCGGCCCGTACCGTCTTCAAACGTCTGGCCTACTACCCGCCGGACACTCTGAATGACTCGGAGGCAGCTGAGCCAAAGAGTGCGGAACGACTTGCGGACGAGGAACGCCGGCCTTGGATCAAGAAAGAGGGCTACTCAATCGTTCGCTGCCTGCCCTTGACTGGCAGAACACATCAGATCCGCGTGCATCTGCAATTTGTTGGGCATCCCATTGAGAACGACCCCTTGTATGCCAACCAAAGAGTTTGGGGAATTAACTTGGGATGCAACGACTCGGATGCAGTCGAGAATACGGACGAAGACATCATGTCACGCCTAGAAAGGATGGGCAAACAAGATATCGCCGACGCTGTGGCCTATCACGACGAACTGGTGGACCTGTACCAGAAGAGAAGGGCTGAAAAGCTGTCAGGAGAGCTTTGCGACGTTTGCGATACGCCGCTCTACACAGACCCCGGCGAGCACGAGCTTTCGCTCTGGCTTCACAGCCTCCGTTACGAAGATGCCGGAGGGGCTTGGAGCTACACCAGTCCGATGCCCGCGTGGGCCCTTCCTCCGGACGGCATTAACGGACCAACGGAGGTCGGAGGACTCGAAGAGCTGGTGGGGGCAGTACCAGACGCAGACCCAGCGGCAGAGGCAGACCCTGAAAGTGTCGCCTGA